From Methanobacterium formicicum, one genomic window encodes:
- a CDS encoding sensor histidine kinase, whose protein sequence is MVDSAVESFGLACDYNGKIIEIFYDNLGLGSFKIGEPFLKIGDEGSQEKAQDFIEKIKNQDAVYDWEFTLKLEDELMVLHVSGFLVNQYILIFGAKSADDTFHFMEHLTQVNHEQTSALRGVMKYFTTHFREQEAKEAKIYEELGRLNNDLTNAQRELTKKNIQLEQLNQQKEMLIKEVHHRVKNNLMIISSLLNLQSSYLKDEESKEIFKESQNRAKSMALIHERLYRSTDLKNIDFKEYITTLANDLYRTYVKDPSRIDLELNIQEVNIDINSAIPLGLILNELVTNSMKHAFPGDRGGKISISFGKEEDEFVLKVSDDGIGFPPDLDYTKTNSLGMQLVTSLTSQLNGKLKLENSQGTQFTITFKELGV, encoded by the coding sequence ATGGTAGATAGTGCAGTGGAATCATTTGGCCTGGCCTGCGATTACAATGGGAAAATCATTGAAATTTTCTATGATAACCTGGGATTAGGATCTTTTAAAATAGGAGAACCTTTCCTGAAAATCGGGGATGAGGGGAGCCAGGAAAAGGCACAGGATTTTATTGAAAAAATAAAAAACCAAGACGCGGTTTACGACTGGGAATTTACATTAAAATTAGAAGATGAATTGATGGTTTTACACGTCTCCGGGTTCTTAGTTAACCAGTATATCTTGATTTTTGGGGCAAAATCTGCCGATGACACTTTTCATTTCATGGAACACCTAACCCAGGTTAACCATGAACAAACCAGTGCTCTCCGGGGGGTTATGAAATATTTCACCACCCACTTCCGGGAGCAGGAAGCTAAAGAAGCCAAGATTTATGAAGAACTGGGTCGGCTCAATAACGATCTCACCAATGCCCAGCGGGAGCTAACTAAAAAGAATATTCAACTTGAACAGCTAAACCAGCAGAAAGAAATGCTCATAAAGGAGGTACACCACCGGGTTAAAAACAATTTAATGATCATCTCCAGCCTCCTAAATCTCCAGTCAAGTTACTTAAAAGATGAAGAATCTAAAGAAATCTTCAAAGAAAGCCAGAACCGGGCTAAATCCATGGCTTTAATCCATGAACGCCTGTATAGATCCACTGATCTTAAAAATATTGACTTCAAGGAGTACATAACCACCCTGGCCAATGACCTGTACCGCACCTATGTTAAGGACCCCAGTAGAATTGACCTCGAACTGAACATCCAGGAAGTGAATATTGATATCAACTCCGCCATTCCCCTGGGTTTAATCCTGAATGAGTTAGTCACCAATTCCATGAAGCACGCATTTCCCGGCGACAGGGGAGGCAAAATTTCTATATCCTTCGGGAAAGAAGAAGATGAATTTGTTTTAAAGGTGAGTGATGATGGAATAGGATTTCCACCGGACCTGGATTATACTAAAACCAATTCTTTGGGTATGCAACTGGTAACCAGTTTAACCAGCCAGTTAAATGGAAAATTAAAACTTGAAAACAGCCAGGGAACTCAGTTTACCATTACTTTCAAAGAACTTGGAGTTTAA
- a CDS encoding cobalamin B12-binding domain-containing protein — protein sequence MNQLEEESGEFFSLAKNYMDALLNLRRNEASDMIMKAVEEGTSIKDIYMNVFEASQHEIGRLWQTNQITVAQEHFCTAATQRVMSQLYPHIFSTQKNGHQMVAACAAGEMHEMGLRMVADLFEMEGWDTYYLGANTPNESILQTIIDIKPDLVALSVSIHSNLRTLMDLIKLIRNTQDISEIKIMVGGRPFLLAPKLWKKIGADGYSHNAVEAINLADEIISS from the coding sequence ATGAATCAATTAGAAGAGGAATCTGGTGAATTTTTTTCGCTGGCTAAAAATTATATGGATGCCCTTTTAAATCTCAGGAGAAATGAAGCCAGTGATATGATAATGAAAGCAGTGGAAGAAGGTACATCTATTAAAGATATTTATATGAATGTTTTTGAGGCATCTCAGCACGAGATAGGTCGCCTGTGGCAAACCAATCAAATAACTGTGGCCCAAGAACACTTCTGCACGGCAGCCACCCAGAGGGTCATGTCCCAGCTTTATCCCCATATATTTTCCACCCAAAAAAATGGCCACCAGATGGTGGCAGCGTGTGCTGCAGGGGAGATGCACGAAATGGGGTTAAGAATGGTAGCGGACCTATTTGAAATGGAAGGATGGGATACCTACTACTTGGGGGCCAACACGCCCAATGAAAGTATCCTGCAAACCATCATCGATATAAAACCAGATTTGGTTGCTCTGTCAGTATCTATCCATTCCAACCTGAGGACGTTGATGGATTTAATAAAATTAATCAGAAACACGCAGGATATATCAGAAATTAAGATAATGGTAGGGGGCAGACCCTTTCTCCTGGCACCAAAACTATGGAAAAAAATAGGTGCAGACGGATACTCCCATAACGCGGTAGAGGCCATAAACCTGGCCGATGAAATAATTTCATCATAG
- a CDS encoding DUF488 domain-containing protein — translation MIQIKRAYDEVSRDDGFRILVDRLWPRGLSKEKLKIDLWLKEIAPSPELRKSFRHDPDKWDWFRTSYLEELNEKSELISSVKKLEQEKGKITLVYAAKDEKHNNAVVLQELVK, via the coding sequence ATGATTCAAATTAAAAGAGCCTATGATGAAGTGAGCAGGGATGATGGTTTCCGTATTCTGGTAGATCGTCTGTGGCCCCGGGGACTGAGCAAGGAAAAATTAAAAATAGACCTATGGCTTAAAGAGATAGCACCCTCCCCTGAACTTCGCAAATCATTCAGGCACGATCCTGATAAATGGGATTGGTTCCGGACCAGTTATCTGGAAGAGTTAAATGAAAAATCCGAATTAATATCCAGTGTTAAAAAATTGGAACAGGAAAAAGGAAAAATTACCCTGGTTTATGCTGCCAAGGATGAAAAACATAACAACGCCGTGGTTCTCCAGGAACTAGTTAAATAG
- a CDS encoding PAS domain-containing response regulator — MYENPINLLLIEDNPGDMVLIREMLKDVQSIHFHFLHADNLQGGLTLLDKEEVDVLLLDLHLQDSHGIHTFITTNKKAPKTPIIILTGLADEELAIKAVSKGAQDYLVKGQIESQLLVKSIQYAMERKNIERKLRESEEKYRLMVEKAQSGVFLMDSHNKLTYVNQSIASLLGYKVSEMLQKDISHFTDRDGQKLIRYHLNQKESGSSNAYELKLQNKQGIYLHVLVSSTPLFKPDGNYLGAISILTDISSRKSVERSLMDALREKDENFFLIMGSMIEAMKPLIQNDYRDEHMDKFA, encoded by the coding sequence ATGTATGAAAATCCCATCAACCTCCTGCTAATTGAAGATAATCCCGGAGATATGGTTCTGATAAGGGAGATGCTTAAGGATGTGCAGAGTATCCATTTCCATTTTCTCCATGCAGATAATCTCCAAGGGGGATTAACCCTACTGGATAAAGAAGAGGTGGATGTTCTGTTGCTCGATCTTCATCTCCAGGATAGTCACGGTATCCACACCTTCATCACCACCAATAAAAAAGCCCCAAAAACACCCATAATCATATTAACCGGACTTGCTGATGAAGAATTAGCTATTAAAGCAGTGAGTAAAGGTGCTCAGGATTATCTGGTAAAAGGGCAGATTGAAAGTCAGTTACTGGTTAAATCCATCCAGTATGCAATGGAACGCAAGAATATTGAACGTAAATTAAGGGAAAGTGAAGAAAAATACCGGTTAATGGTAGAAAAAGCCCAGTCTGGTGTTTTCTTAATGGATTCCCATAACAAATTAACCTATGTTAACCAATCCATTGCTAGCCTGCTGGGTTATAAAGTATCAGAAATGCTACAAAAGGATATTTCCCACTTCACGGACCGTGATGGTCAGAAATTGATCAGATACCATCTGAACCAGAAGGAAAGTGGCAGTAGCAATGCCTATGAATTAAAATTACAGAACAAGCAGGGTATCTATTTACATGTCCTGGTTTCATCCACCCCTTTATTCAAACCAGATGGGAACTATTTAGGTGCAATTTCCATTCTCACGGATATAAGTTCACGGAAAAGTGTAGAAAGGTCATTAATGGATGCTTTGAGGGAGAAGGATGAGAATTTCTTCCTGATCATGGGCAGCATGATCGAGGCCATGAAACCTCTAATCCAAAATGACTACCGGGATGAACACATGGATAAATTTGCCTAA